The Pseudanabaena yagii GIHE-NHR1 genome segment CCTCTTCCATGTCCAGAACCATAGAGATTTCTTAATTCAGCAATTCCGACAGCAACAGAGCCAAGATTATTCAAAATTTTCTTAATAGTATCTGAACCCTTTTTTGCGTTATCTACTTCTTCAGGGGCAAGTTCTAATAATTTTTGAACTTGTTTCAATAATTTTGGTATGTCATCCTTTTTTTCATCATAACTCTCTTTATATCCATTCAAGATTGTTTTTAGGGTAGCTTCAATAAGTTCTTTTGTAGAGCCAATCGCTAATGAAGGATCAGTTTTAATTGATGCATTAATTCTATCAATATATATGTACAAGTGTTCTGCATCTAAGCCCGCACTTGGAATGGTTTCGATAAATAGAGCATCCAAGGTATTTGATTCTATACGTCCATTTTCATACTTGTATCCATCTCTTTCTAAGTAGCGAATAAGCTTTTGTTTTCCTTCTTCATATTGAGATGGAGCTTGTATAAGAATATCTTCGTAAGCGTTCAGTATTTTTCTAATGTCTTGAGGATTACTCCAATCTAATGACGCATAGTAACACTCTACAAGTGAGCGACGTTGACCAGTCGGAAGTTTGTCTTCAGGTAAAGCTACACACTGTACATTATGATTTTCAAAAAGCTCTGCAATTGTCCTTAACGTCCAGTCAACAAGCCATTCTTGAAATGCACGACGAGTTACCCTGCTAATTAAATCACGAGACATATAATATATTTTAAATCTAACTGGTTATACTAACAGATAATAGTTGGAGCCTTTATAAGCAAGTTTATCTAATTCATATAACCATCTGTCGATTGGTTACTAGAATCTTAACTTTAATCTTGAAATAGTTTATTGCATACGAAAGATAATTCCCCATATTTAAAGCAGTATCTC includes the following:
- a CDS encoding abortive infection family protein, whose protein sequence is MSRDLISRVTRRAFQEWLVDWTLRTIAELFENHNVQCVALPEDKLPTGQRRSLVECYYASLDWSNPQDIRKILNAYEDILIQAPSQYEEGKQKLIRYLERDGYKYENGRIESNTLDALFIETIPSAGLDAEHLYIYIDRINASIKTDPSLAIGSTKELIEATLKTILNGYKESYDEKKDDIPKLLKQVQKLLELAPEEVDNAKKGSDTIKKILNNLGSVAVGIAELRNLYGSGHGRGQQSKGLTSRHAKLVVGAGTTLCSFLLETYEYRENFKP